From Solanum lycopersicum chromosome 4, SLM_r2.1:
AAAGCAAAATCGCCATTATCAaagagaaaaaatcaaaattataccAGTTTTTTGGTCTCCTCACCCTTCTGGAGCTGCACCTTCCACTCCTCAACCTTGTGGCAGCCGATCACTTGTCCTTCCTCAGATGAAGTGGCCATTCTCAAagatattagaaataaaaaattcaaaaataacacCAAACAAGTCCTTAGCTCTTCGTAAAACTAACGCACAATGCACAGCATCTTCCCTTAGGCAGAGACTTTATACAAGAAAGCGAAGATGGTAAATTACCAAAATGTAATGGATTTCAAACTTAATTACGAATTTAGGAAACGTGTCACATAGTGTGAACACTTTATTCAGTCGGTTTAATGGTAAGAGAAATTGAATGCCACGCGACGTGGAGACACGTGGGCAAATTGACAAAGAACAACTTGGACTCTCGTTATCGATTGAATCACGATaaacttaatttaatattttatattcagactctttaataaaaaaatagtcttTTATCAAgctttaatacaaaaatttagaaaaaaacatgatttttcaataaaaaataaatataaatttatctaatttatcaagcttaaaaaaaaaaataatgacgaAACAATAACGATTTTGATGACTTCTTTGGTGACATTAAaattaagtgtctatttgtgttTAATAAATCTTAGCAAAGTACAGATTGTTcgatttaaaattattttattgttagttgggaatatcattatttcattatcTAAAACCAAATTAAGAAATCAACGGATTAGGAGAAATTTGTATACTTAGGACTTGGAAACACGGCATCCCTTTCTAGTTTTGATAtggtaaaatatatattgaatatgagCTCATCTTTTTGATAggttctttttaattttgatatcatATATAAAAGCGCGTTTTTTAACTTGcttttatctaatttttatgCCTTTCAACTATATTATCTATGTAAATTCAATAAGTAGAGGTATACATCATGAATGATATAACATGTATAAAACGTGAACTGCTAATTTACCACATAAAACGTCACGTAAGACGTAGGGCTTGAAAATACTTATTGTCATTGACATTGTTCATATTTGGATTAAAAGAGTAATCGATAAAGCATAAATAAAGAGGGTAGTTGGGCTGGTCTGGCCCATCACGTAATGGCCTGACATGGCCCATCGTAGTTAAACAAAGGGCCTACCTTTAATGTGGCACAAGCCCCAAAAAATGTGTTAATCGTGGTGGTGTTTGGGAGTAAAACTTACTCGTATTGGATATTATATAGCAAGTCAATACACATATATCATGtgtttcatttatttcattaaattatgtaatagtaataattatattaatttgatataaacagTTGATGtgagtaagtttttttttcctgaATCGGAGACAAAGTGTTAATAGGACCATCATCTATAAATTATGAGTACTGCATAAATATTTGCAAATCATCGACTTCAACTTTGAATTTAGGTGTTGACAAAATTAACATTcatataaaatttctaaaattgcATACGACATTTCTACCTAAACgtcaaaatatatatgatagggctaaattatttttgtctaaAGCATTTTTTTACGTAGCTAAAAATTCAATGAGCATTTCTTAAAGTTCAGTTGTTTTTactcaaaattcaaatactttTCCTTAAAGTATATTGTTTCCAtgaatcaaaatcataaatgtaAAGTTAGTTAAATGACATAATACATGAATATATTCCTTAACTCGACGTCAACGGATAACTATAACATTTAACTTTGAGTTTGCACAAgtaaacacttaaatttgtgtaaaaataaacaaatagacAACTTAATCCTACATGACACCCTACCTGAAAATTTTGTATCCTACGTGACGTATTAGATATATTATACCCTATAGGACACAtatgtctacttgttcaattttacataaatttaagTATCTACTTGTGCATATTCAAAGTTGAAAGACATAAGTGTTCGTTGAAGCCATATTAAaaatcatgtttatgtattatgcctagtTTAATCAGCGAACATTCCATCAAAGATGTAAACAGATAATTTCGTTTCACAAACCCTACTAAAGAAAGCTTGAAGAGTGATAGAACATGTCGAAGAAACAAGTCCATCAAAACAAGCTGGCGAATATGACTCTAACTCTAACTGGTCAACCTGCTTCAATGGACTTGTTCCTTCAAATATTCCATCAGTCTTCAATCTTCATTCAACAAACTCAACTATCGATTCCTAGCTTTATCACCCCAAGTATATCCATTTCCTCATTCATAGCAAATCATCTACATCACAACTTCTCCAAATTTACTATTTCTTACTTTACTATTTTCAAACAATAGATTATTCTTTTAGTTTTAggcatattaaaaaaattgaatttacattaaaaaatttcatatcgaaaataaaaatctatcttacaaactcaaacataaaaaaaatacttattacTTCACCGTAATCTTCATTATggtgaaatttttccttttcctatAGATGATCTATGAGATTGTTTTTGTAGGATGGAAAATGAAAATCCAAATAATTGATGTGGCAAATAGTATTAACCATTCAACATATCAAAATTGCCACGTAAGCTCAAGATAACATATTTCCACGTGTAAATGTTCTCACCACACTCAGATATATCAAACCCCCCACGGATATTTTTAGGTTTAAAATTTGTGTGGATTTGGATACAAACTGATTCATTCTCCCCTACTACTTCTTCGCTTAATCAAGAACCattcttgatcttcttcttcatcaatggCTActgtttgattttttcaaagatTCCATTTTTATTCCTCTGGTTTTCATGGCTTTACCTCAAATCTTACCTtccccttcttcatcattcactCACAAACCCCACTTAAACCCTAGTAATTTCTTCTTAATCCCTCAATTTAATAACCCCCAATGTCAGTTTTCTTCTAAATCGTTACTCCAGCGCCGGCGCCGGTGTAACTCGAATGGTGTTCGATGCTCTGCTTCTTCCTCCTTCCCGGAGAAGCACCACACTGGTTCACCTAAATCAGACGATGTCGTTGAGCTACCCCTTTTCCCTCTTCCTCTCGTTCTCTTCCCCGGTGCTATTCTCCCGCTCCAAATCTTCGAGTTTCGTTACCGGATAATGATGCATACCCTTCTCCAAACTGACCTTCGTTTTGGGGTTATTTACTCCGACAGCGCCACTGGCACAGCCGACGTTGGATGCGTCGGAGAAGTCGTTAAGCATGAGCGGCTGGTGGATGACCGGTTTTTCTTAATCTGTAAAGGGCAGGAGCGGTTTCGGGTCGATAAATTGGTTCGGTCTAAACCGTATTTGGTTGCAGAGGTAACGTGGCTGGAGGACCGGCCGTCGGCGAATGGGGAGGATGATGTGGAGGGTTTGGCGAATGAGGTGGAGAGTTATATGAAAGATGTGATTCGTTTATCGAACCGATTGAATGGGAAACCGGAGAAGGAGGCAACGGATTTGCGGAGGAATTTGTTTCCAACGCCATTTTCGTTCTTCGTGGGAAGTACGTTTGAAGGGGCACCAAGGGAACAACAAGCATTGCTTGAATTAGAAGATACCGCGATGAGATTGAAGAGGGAGAAGGAGACTTTGAGGAATACTTTGAACTATCTAAGTGCTGCTTCTGCTGTGAAGGATGTGTTTCCGTCTACCTGATTAAAAATGTGTAAGAATTTTTGGTGCTGAATTACCTAAAGGGGTTGTTGACTTGTTAGATTACTATGGTTTCGTAATGTATACACAGTGATGAATTGTCTtatgaatatgtaaattttgATGCCTAATACTAGTTCCACAAGGTTTTATAGTGTTGGATTGATTTATCTTTTGCTGCTATCAAATGGTTTTTCCTTGAGACGCGAATTAGTTTGTACACGGATACATTGAAAAGCAGTGATCTTTTTAGGATTGGGAGTGGCATTATACTTATGCAAGTAGCTGATGCAGCAATTGGATGAACAAACTTGTGTTGATAGTGTGGTTTCTTTTCCTTGAGACCTCGAATTAGTTTGAATGTGGATACTTGCAAAAGTAATGATCTTTTTAGGCTTGCGAGTGACGTATACTAGTGCAATTCATCATTGATTTCAGGTATTAGCCATAAAGGTGATCTAGGATTCATCAGTTTCAGCAGCTCGTAGATTGTTAGCTAAACTAGTATTCTTTGCGTGTGGGACTTTAACATCTCTTACTTAATGTGTCATCTCACACACACATAGATGCTGCAATCTTGCATCATGCTCTCTCTTCTTCAAAGAGAGTTATGAATCAAAATGCTTAGAAGTATTTTACTATGCTAGCAGCAGTTTTATTACAATGCCTACCATTGGAAAGACACTGTGCAGCAATTCTGTCCAACTACGACAGCAAGTCTGCTGCAGGAGTAGTTTTTCGTAACAGGCACTTTAGTCTAACAGAGTTCTTCTGGATCACAACAATGCTGTCTTCAATACAGCGGACGTGATGAGTAAATTTAGTTGTACCATTTATTAGACCTCAATAGCAAACACACACTAGCATTCATCTGTTTTTCTTTTACGACAATTACTAGTACTAGTATGCTTCATCTTTCTGCTTTATTGGTTGCCAATGTTTGGAGTAAAACTCTCTACTCTTGGGGGACTTAATAGCGAAAACGCATCTGCTTTTAATGACCAGTTCATTATGTGAAGCAGTGGGACTGTTGGACTAGAAAGATCTCACCATGAGATAAACATTTCCTATTGTATGTATTCTCCACATAGTAGTTCACTTCTAACCTCTAAAGCTCAACTAGGAATCGGTTTTGCTATTTTCTGTTGCAACTGCAAGATTTTCGTGGAAGTAGTCAGCTTCTAATCCCAAAATTGCAAGTTTGATGGATCTCCTTGGGTACTAGTAAGCACACGCGAGAGCCACTTAACCAGGACCAGTTGCAGTTTGCACCCATTGCATGCAGCTACACTGCTCTGTTTAGATGCCAGCCCTTAACCATTATGTTAGCTAATGATTTGTACTCCTAAGCAAAAATATTCTATATTTGTTATGTTTCTGTTTCTACAATAGCTATTGCATTTTCCATAGAACCTAGACGAAGACAATATACTTGGAGAAAATGAACTGTCGAAGCAGTGCAAAAGAATAGACCAACAAAGACGTAATCTCATCCAACAAATTGCAAGTCAACAACAATGCATTCAGAAAAAAGGAACTGGCAAAACCCAAATTCACTAACcaagaaagtaaataaaatcCCTCCAAAATCACCATTGTTGAAAGAGTCAAGCGCACACATTTATAGTTTGTTCAACTCTACGTAACTTTACCCTACCTTGGAAGGTAGATGATAGCAAAGTCGTCATCCAAAAACTGGGATGTCTGAAATACTACTAAAATACAAGCTAATAATGTGGTACAAGATGATCGTCGTCTGACCAGAAGCGACTATACCAGTTCTACAAATACAAAATGA
This genomic window contains:
- the LOC101248194 gene encoding uncharacterized protein — its product is MALPQILPSPSSSFTHKPHLNPSNFFLIPQFNNPQCQFSSKSLLQRRRRCNSNGVRCSASSSFPEKHHTGSPKSDDVVELPLFPLPLVLFPGAILPLQIFEFRYRIMMHTLLQTDLRFGVIYSDSATGTADVGCVGEVVKHERLVDDRFFLICKGQERFRVDKLVRSKPYLVAEVTWLEDRPSANGEDDVEGLANEVESYMKDVIRLSNRLNGKPEKEATDLRRNLFPTPFSFFVGSTFEGAPREQQALLELEDTAMRLKREKETLRNTLNYLSAASAVKDVFPST